From a single Lolium rigidum isolate FL_2022 chromosome 7, APGP_CSIRO_Lrig_0.1, whole genome shotgun sequence genomic region:
- the LOC124676899 gene encoding SH3 domain-containing protein 2-like, producing the protein MEALWKQASRLKEQVARQGVFKQFGAGAYGNSDNPFTDESEVKLHQRLEKLYLSTRAAKHFQRDIVRGVEGYIVTGSKQVEIGNKLSDDSQKYGIENTCTSGNTLSRAATYFGKARSLIEKERGNMLKAFGTQVAEPLRAMVMGAPLEDARHLAQRYDRMRQEADAQVVEVSRRQNRVRESAGNGEVISKLEAAEYKLEELKSNMVGLGKEAVSAMAAVEGQQQRLTLQRLIAMVEAERAYHQNVLEILDRLEEEMVSERQKIEAPPPPAADSYMPPPPSYDEVNDMFASTSADQSVNSVDFFLGEALGSFKAESEFELNLSVGDIVIVRQISSNGWAEGECKGKAGWFPHAYIERRERVLASKVPHIF; encoded by the exons ATGGAGGCCCTGTGGAAGCAGGCCTCCAGGCTCAAGGAGCAGGTCGCGCGCCAG GGAGTATTTAAGCAGTTTGGGGCTGGTGCCTATGGAAATTCTGATAATCCGTTTACAGACGAATCAGAAGTTAAACTACACCAGAGACTGGAAAAACTTTACTTATCAACTCGTGCTGCCAAA CATTTTCAAAGGGACATTGTTCGGGGTGTTGAGGGCTACATAGTGACTGGATCTAAGCAAGTGGAGATAG GGAACAAATTGTCGGACGATAGCCAGAAATACGGCATTGAAAACACATGTACAAGTGGTAATACTTTATCCAGAGCTGCTACATACTTTGGAAAGGCACGTTCACTCATAGAAAAGGAACGAGGGAACATGCTTAAAGCATTTGGTACACAG GTGGCTGAGCCGCTACGGGCAATGGTAATGGGTGCCCCTCTGGAGGATGCTAGACATCTAGCCCAGAGATACGACAGAATGAGGCAAGAAGCTGATGCTCAG GTTGTTGAAGTTTCGAGACGCCAAAACAGAGTAAGAGAATCAGCTGGGAATGGAGAAGTGATATCAAAGTTGGAAGCAGCTGAGTATAAACTTGAAGAACTGAAGTCAAATATGGTGGGATTAGGAAAGGAAGCTGTTTCAGCAATGGCTGCTGTAGAGGGGCAGCAGCAAAGATTGACATTACAACGTCTCAttgcaatg GTTGAGGCCGAGAGAGCTTACCATCAGAATGTTCTGGAGATACTTGACCGTTTGGAGGAAGAA ATGGTGTCTGAGCGCCAAAAAATCGAAGCACCTCCACCCCCTGCAGCAGACAGTTatatgccaccaccaccatcatatgATGAAGTTAATGACATGTTTGCGTCCACTTCTGCTGATCAGTCAGTCAACTCTGTGGATTTCTTCTTGGGAGAG GCCCTCGGCTCCTTCAAGGCTGAGAGTGAGTTTGAACTTAACTTGTCAGTTGGCGACATTGTTATCGTCCGACAG ATATCAAGCAATGGTTGGGCGGAAGGTGAATGCAAGGGGAAAGCAGGCTGGTTCCCGCATGCTTATATTGAGAGGCGCGAGCGTGTTCTAGCGAGCAAAGTTCCGCACATTTTCTAG